In one Culex quinquefasciatus strain JHB chromosome 2, VPISU_Cqui_1.0_pri_paternal, whole genome shotgun sequence genomic region, the following are encoded:
- the LOC119766706 gene encoding uncharacterized protein LOC119766706, whose product MSLYRYIMAGKKYHEFMVGNVPGISRATLLRHMDKHTTDIKDGVIDAAGLKRYLTENGYPLTVMLAEDGTRVTPRAQYDERTNTLTGLVAPLDHTGLPKRNYFDASNAQDMADKLKNCRLASTAYVQLAVPLDPNAAPYVLFYMGTDNSFTYADVLKRWLHTIDLLKKHGITVFGIASDGDPTLLKAMLSIMQLADVPCDELGVRFLWKLVQRTYLYQDITHTVNKLARKLFNRKRALMIGTSVASVTHLDALLDKVSKDKHGLTYGDLHPTDLMSFRPTEKVMEEAVINLLEEHVPGSEGTVVLLRYMSAIYRAYTDVSLAPIEAISMLWYS is encoded by the exons ATGTCGTTGTATCGATACATAATGGCTGGGAAGAAGTATCATGAGTTCATGGTTGGGAATGTTCCCGGCATAAGCCGAGCTACCCTTCTAAGGCACATGGACAAACATACAACGGACATTAAAGATG GGGTGATCGACGCGGCGGGTCTGAAGCGTTACCTGACCGAGAACGGCTATCCGCTGACGGTGATGCTTGCGGAGGATGGGACGAGGGTTACCCCGCGTGCCCAGTACGACGAGCGAACAAACACTTTGACTGGACTAGTAGCTCCGCTTGACCACACGGGACTTCCCAAACGAAACTACTTTGACGCCAGCAATGCGCAGGATATGGCtgacaagttgaaaaattgccGACTGGCAAGCACTGCATACGTTCAACTAGCAGTACCTCTAGATCCAAATGCGGCCCCGTACGTGCTGTTCTACATGGGTACGGACAACAGCTTTACGTATGCAGATGTACTCAAGCGTTGGCTTCACACCATCGACTTGCTGAAGAAGCATGGCATCACCGTTTTTGGTATAGCTTCAGATGGGGACCCAACTCTCCTGAAGGCAATGCTCAGCATCATGCAATTGGCAGATGTACCGTGTGATGAGCTAGGTGTTAGATTTCTTTGGAAACTTGTTCAGCGCACCTATCTGTACCAAGATATAACGCACACAGTGAACAAACTAGCGCGCAAGTTGTTCAATCGCAAACGAGCGTTAATGATTGGTACATCGGTGGCTAGCGTTACCCACCTCGATGCCCTGTTGGATAAGGTTTCGAAGGACAAACACGGTCTCACGTACGGTGATCTTCACCCGACCGACCTCATGAGCTTTCGACCTACGGAAAAAGTAATGGAGGAAGCCGTTATCAACCTGTTGGAGGAACATGTGCCTGGTAGCGAGGGCACGGTAGTGCTGCTCCGCTACATGAGCGCTATATACCGAGCATATACTGATGTATCGTTGGCGCCGATTGAAGCCATCTCAATGCTCTGGTACAGTTAA